The following are encoded together in the Bacillus sp. V2I10 genome:
- a CDS encoding LacI family DNA-binding transcriptional regulator gives MDKKIKATLKDVANLAGVSTATVSNVTNNTKFVSEDVKRKVLDAMKTLNYRPNTLAKSLRVQETKLIGVLISDITNPFFSKVVRGIEYEANKNGYNILLCNTESNAEKEQEYLDILIGKRIDGLIISSSGNKEEYIKHLESANIPIVFLNRSPESALMKTVMTNNIRGSYLAAEHLINHGYEKISIISGPQTYSTGRDRLIGYKRAMEDYGLQIDEKLIKIGNFDIESGYQLMKELINSGEKVDACFIANNSMTLGAYKYLKETNLKIGTNLAIVGYDESDWADIVEPPLSTISQPAYEQGTQAAELVIANINGKELTNQKVIYLEPKMIIRESCGCKNE, from the coding sequence TTGGATAAGAAAATAAAAGCAACACTTAAAGATGTAGCAAATTTAGCAGGAGTATCTACAGCAACAGTATCTAATGTAACAAATAATACAAAGTTCGTAAGTGAAGATGTAAAAAGAAAAGTTCTCGATGCAATGAAAACACTTAATTACCGTCCAAATACATTAGCGAAAAGCTTAAGAGTTCAAGAGACGAAATTAATTGGTGTGTTGATATCAGATATTACGAATCCATTTTTTTCAAAAGTAGTAAGAGGGATAGAATATGAAGCAAATAAAAATGGATACAATATCCTCTTATGCAACACAGAGTCAAATGCAGAGAAAGAACAGGAGTATTTAGACATTCTGATAGGCAAAAGAATCGACGGATTAATCATTTCATCTTCAGGAAATAAAGAAGAATATATTAAACACCTAGAGAGTGCTAATATCCCTATTGTGTTTTTAAACCGATCTCCTGAAAGCGCTTTAATGAAAACTGTCATGACAAATAATATCCGAGGGTCTTATCTTGCAGCTGAACATCTGATTAATCATGGATATGAAAAGATTTCTATCATATCAGGCCCGCAAACATACAGTACTGGCAGAGACAGACTGATTGGATATAAACGAGCTATGGAAGATTATGGCCTCCAAATAGATGAGAAGTTAATAAAAATTGGCAATTTTGATATCGAGAGCGGCTATCAATTGATGAAAGAACTTATTAATAGCGGCGAAAAGGTAGATGCCTGTTTCATTGCAAACAACTCTATGACTTTAGGTGCTTATAAATATCTGAAAGAAACAAACTTGAAAATAGGAACGAATCTTGCAATTGTTGGATATGACGAATCTGATTGGGCAGATATAGTTGAACCGCCATTATCGACAATAAGTCAGCCTGCATATGAGCAGGGTACGCAAGCTGCTGAACTTGTTATCGCTAATATAAATGGAAAAGAGCTTACAAACCAAAAGGTCATCTATTTAGAACCAAAAATGATCATTAGAGAGTCTTGCGGTTGTAAGAATGAATGA